One window of Thermocoleostomius sinensis A174 genomic DNA carries:
- a CDS encoding NirD/YgiW/YdeI family stress tolerance protein: MKFGIFLGLAIAATLPVVAMPSLAQRQTSINELRQSSPGITLSGRVVSVVGNDFILDDGTGQIIVDAGPRWWQEIEISEGEELTVTGEVGRSGELDAFSIVRSDGSVMNIRPSQGPPPWAGGPNRRN; encoded by the coding sequence ATGAAATTTGGCATCTTCCTGGGATTAGCGATCGCAGCTACGCTTCCAGTCGTTGCTATGCCCAGTTTGGCTCAACGTCAAACTTCCATTAACGAGCTTCGGCAAAGCAGTCCCGGCATTACTCTCTCCGGTCGAGTGGTCAGTGTCGTTGGCAATGATTTTATTCTCGATGATGGAACGGGGCAAATCATTGTCGATGCCGGGCCACGCTGGTGGCAAGAGATTGAAATTTCTGAAGGCGAAGAGTTGACTGTGACAGGTGAAGTAGGGCGAAGCGGCGAGTTAGATGCCTTTTCGATCGTTCGCAGTGACGGCAGTGTTATGAATATCCGTCCATCGCAAGGTCCGCCGCCTTGGGCAGGCGGCCCAAATCGTCGAAACTAA
- a CDS encoding glycerol-3-phosphate acyltransferase, with translation MTQVWGALLIFIICPLLGGLPLIQWITYGLTRRNLAQLGTGNISVSAAFYHGGTLVGVLAVLSEALKGIAAVLLARQFFPTQPQWEIIALIALVLGRYWLGRGAGTTNVVWGYLVHDWVTAALVFLVGGISFTILRERRSGKLGVLLLLSLMTVLRHPQNGPLIVATIVLCGLIAWIYQTIPDDLELSDSNVQTSSRKLFRFFQGDRSLLTLNQPLQVSQVGQKAATLSQLKRWGYAVPDGWVLRAGDDPSTLVEVAQPLPERPLIVRSSAIGEDSETASAAGQYQSILNITSSAALEQAIFHCQASYNLPSAARYRHDRGLADTEMAVLVQRQIQGVVSGVAFSRDPVMRDTEAIVIEALPGMAVRVVSGQFTPQYYRVWLEGTESILSVIRQGQPANQQGCNPQTFASWNPDSLPESITCRVEGEGQTPHWLIQQVAFLVRQLEARFHGVPQDIEWTYDGQQVWILQARPITTLLPIWTRKIAAEVIPGYIHPLTWSINRPLTCGVWGEIFSLVLGDRASDLNFNDTATLHHSAAYFNASLLGQIFRRMGLPPESLEFLTRGAKFTKPPLRSTLRNLPGLLRLLQQELKLEKEFEQDLAHGFEPSLDELTRQSIDQLTADALLRRIYRILKLLKQATYYSILAPLSAALRQAVFNVPESQLTYNLMPEVASLQALQQLAAQARIVLPSLQQVTPQTSDVVFSTLSAHPSGQAIVRQFNQFLEQYGYLSEVATDIAVPTWKENPQPARDLFTQFVFNPPKSLHPSGTDASNAPSWKTRQVQRRLDLKGRVTAVYSRLLAELRWSVVSLEEHWRSTGLLAETGDLFFLTFDEIEHLVTGTRSELRRQIPDLIRQRRAQLESDRQRSPAMLVYGNTPPSQPNAHDRVSSGKQLQGIGASPGQIEGQVKVLRSLQQSSEITKTTILVVPYTDSGWAPLLAQAGGLVAEVGGQLSHGAIVAREYKIPAVMDVEQATQRFQDGQRIRLDGQRGIVELLD, from the coding sequence ATGACACAAGTTTGGGGAGCCCTGTTGATTTTTATCATTTGTCCACTGCTGGGTGGGTTGCCACTAATTCAGTGGATTACTTATGGTCTAACTAGACGCAATTTGGCGCAATTGGGAACGGGGAATATTAGCGTTTCGGCCGCCTTTTATCACGGCGGTACTCTAGTTGGTGTCTTAGCCGTTTTATCAGAAGCCCTGAAAGGGATTGCAGCCGTTCTACTCGCTCGACAGTTTTTCCCTACACAGCCACAGTGGGAAATTATTGCGCTGATCGCGCTAGTGTTAGGACGCTATTGGCTTGGACGTGGTGCGGGAACAACGAATGTAGTCTGGGGATACCTAGTCCACGATTGGGTGACCGCTGCTTTGGTTTTCCTTGTGGGCGGCATTAGCTTTACGATCTTACGAGAACGTCGATCGGGTAAATTAGGCGTATTACTGCTGCTCTCGTTGATGACAGTATTGCGCCATCCTCAAAATGGACCACTCATTGTTGCGACGATTGTCCTGTGTGGATTAATTGCGTGGATTTATCAAACAATTCCAGACGATTTAGAATTATCAGATTCCAACGTGCAAACTAGCTCTCGTAAGCTCTTTCGCTTTTTCCAAGGCGATCGATCGCTCCTCACTCTTAATCAACCGCTGCAAGTTAGCCAAGTCGGGCAAAAAGCTGCAACCTTATCTCAACTTAAACGCTGGGGTTATGCGGTGCCAGATGGCTGGGTGCTGCGAGCGGGGGATGATCCGTCCACTCTTGTTGAAGTGGCACAACCGTTGCCAGAACGTCCCTTAATTGTGCGTTCCTCTGCTATTGGTGAAGATTCAGAAACCGCTTCGGCGGCCGGGCAGTATCAGTCTATTCTCAACATCACTAGTTCGGCCGCGTTAGAGCAGGCCATTTTTCATTGCCAAGCCTCCTACAATTTGCCCTCTGCTGCACGCTATCGGCATGATCGAGGGTTAGCAGATACCGAAATGGCTGTGCTGGTGCAGAGACAAATACAAGGAGTGGTTTCGGGTGTCGCCTTCAGTCGAGATCCCGTGATGCGAGACACAGAGGCGATCGTAATTGAAGCCCTACCCGGTATGGCAGTGCGGGTTGTGTCTGGACAATTTACTCCACAATATTATCGAGTGTGGTTAGAAGGAACAGAATCGATTCTTTCTGTAATTCGCCAAGGGCAACCAGCTAATCAGCAGGGTTGCAATCCTCAAACCTTTGCTAGCTGGAACCCTGATTCGCTGCCAGAGAGCATAACCTGTCGAGTTGAGGGAGAAGGGCAAACACCCCATTGGTTAATTCAGCAAGTCGCTTTTCTTGTTCGTCAGTTGGAAGCCCGATTTCACGGTGTTCCACAGGATATTGAATGGACTTACGATGGCCAACAAGTGTGGATACTGCAAGCGCGACCCATTACAACACTACTGCCGATTTGGACTCGTAAAATTGCCGCTGAAGTCATTCCAGGTTATATTCATCCCCTGACATGGTCAATCAATCGCCCGCTGACCTGCGGCGTGTGGGGAGAGATATTCAGCCTTGTCCTAGGCGATCGCGCCTCTGATCTAAACTTTAATGACACAGCTACCTTACATCATTCCGCCGCCTACTTTAATGCGTCACTGTTGGGGCAAATCTTTCGACGCATGGGACTGCCACCTGAAAGTTTAGAGTTTCTCACCCGTGGAGCTAAATTTACAAAACCCCCTCTCCGTTCTACCTTGCGTAACCTCCCTGGACTGCTGCGGCTTTTGCAACAGGAACTTAAATTAGAAAAAGAATTTGAGCAAGATCTGGCGCACGGATTCGAGCCGTCTTTAGATGAGTTGACCCGACAGTCGATCGATCAACTTACCGCAGACGCATTACTGCGACGCATTTACCGGATTTTGAAACTGTTGAAGCAAGCAACCTATTACAGTATCTTGGCTCCCTTAAGTGCGGCCTTGCGGCAAGCCGTGTTCAACGTGCCCGAATCACAGCTAACTTACAACTTGATGCCTGAAGTTGCTTCTCTACAAGCGCTACAGCAGTTGGCAGCCCAGGCGCGAATAGTATTACCGTCATTGCAGCAGGTGACGCCGCAAACTAGCGATGTTGTATTCTCGACCCTGTCTGCTCATCCAAGCGGACAAGCAATTGTGCGACAGTTCAATCAGTTTCTAGAGCAGTATGGCTACTTGAGTGAAGTGGCGACCGATATTGCCGTACCCACTTGGAAGGAAAATCCCCAACCTGCTCGAGACCTATTCACCCAGTTTGTGTTCAATCCACCTAAATCGCTCCATCCTTCTGGGACAGACGCCTCCAACGCTCCATCCTGGAAAACCCGGCAGGTACAACGTCGGTTAGATCTAAAAGGACGGGTTACGGCGGTTTATAGTCGATTGTTGGCTGAATTGCGCTGGAGTGTGGTGTCCTTGGAAGAGCATTGGCGATCGACTGGATTACTTGCAGAGACAGGCGATCTATTTTTCCTAACCTTTGATGAAATTGAACACTTAGTCACAGGAACTCGTTCAGAGTTGAGGCGGCAAATTCCCGATTTGATTCGTCAACGTCGAGCACAACTAGAGTCCGATCGACAACGATCTCCTGCGATGTTGGTGTATGGCAACACCCCACCTTCTCAGCCCAACGCGCATGACCGTGTTTCGAGCGGCAAGCAACTGCAAGGAATTGGTGCAAGCCCAGGACAAATCGAAGGACAAGTGAAAGTCCTACGATCGCTACAACAAAGCTCTGAGATTACTAAGACAACCATCCTCGTGGTGCCCTATACTGACTCGGGCTGGGCACCCCTGTTGGCCCAAGCTGGAGGGCTGGTGGCTGAAGTGGGTGGGCAATTGTCACACGGAGCGATCGTGGCCCGAGAGTACAAAATTCCTGCTGTGATGGATGTCGAACAAGCTACTCAACGGTTTCAAGATGGGCAACGCATTCGCTTAGATGGACAACGCGGCATTGTAGAACTGTTAGATTGA
- a CDS encoding PEP-CTERM sorting domain-containing protein (PEP-CTERM proteins occur, often in large numbers, in the proteomes of bacteria that also encode an exosortase, a predicted intramembrane cysteine proteinase. The presence of a PEP-CTERM domain at a protein's C-terminus predicts cleavage within the sorting domain, followed by covalent anchoring to some some component of the (usually Gram-negative) cell surface. Many PEP-CTERM proteins exhibit an unusual sequence composition that includes large numbers of potential glycosylation sites. Expression of one such protein has been shown restore the ability of a bacterium to form floc, a type of biofilm.): MSTSFLTRVFSSTAATASLLLLSSFSSAEAASFTFNTSNFTGANAKVSITLDDKAAGEGNIQFTVKMAADATTIGDIRGLFFNISDDSLLSGLRATGSHVTTTAYGAGKISSVGKANLNGDGGNHLFDFGIEIGENGLKGGKDDIQTTTFVLSHTSRALDLSLFAQQDFGVRLTSVGTVGGSRELSSKLVGTSPLPPIQVNPPSPSPSPSPASPSHSSSPSPNPSPSPVSSSPAPAPAPVVITPLPSASPMPAPVPSSSTEIPEPSITAGLVLATAGAIKWLRKKGATVQTETDSLA, translated from the coding sequence ATGAGCACTTCTTTCCTGACCAGAGTTTTTTCATCTACTGCGGCAACTGCTAGTCTGCTTTTGCTTTCGTCTTTTTCATCTGCTGAAGCCGCATCGTTTACCTTCAACACAAGTAACTTCACAGGGGCAAATGCAAAAGTATCAATTACCCTAGATGATAAAGCTGCTGGAGAGGGCAACATTCAGTTCACTGTCAAAATGGCAGCCGATGCTACGACGATCGGTGACATTCGCGGACTGTTCTTTAATATTTCGGATGATTCGTTATTAAGCGGTTTGCGGGCGACAGGTTCCCATGTCACGACGACGGCTTATGGGGCAGGTAAAATTAGTTCCGTCGGCAAGGCCAACCTCAACGGAGATGGTGGAAATCATCTCTTCGACTTTGGAATTGAAATTGGTGAAAACGGGTTAAAGGGGGGCAAAGACGATATTCAAACGACAACCTTTGTCCTTTCCCATACATCGCGTGCCCTTGATTTAAGCCTATTTGCCCAGCAAGATTTTGGAGTGCGGTTGACCAGTGTTGGAACAGTTGGAGGCAGTCGCGAATTAAGCAGCAAATTGGTTGGAACTAGTCCTTTACCGCCCATCCAGGTAAATCCGCCATCACCTTCTCCTAGCCCATCACCTGCCTCTCCCAGTCATAGCTCTAGTCCTAGTCCGAACCCCAGCCCTTCTCCTGTATCCTCCAGTCCGGCTCCTGCCCCGGCTCCAGTTGTAATTACACCTCTACCCTCCGCATCCCCGATGCCTGCGCCTGTGCCTAGCAGTTCTACTGAAATCCCTGAACCAAGTATTACAGCAGGGCTGGTATTGGCAACAGCCGGAGCAATCAAATGGTTGAGGAAGAAAGGTGCAACAGTTCAAACAGAAACCGATTCGCTAGCCTAG
- the psbA gene encoding photosystem II q(b) protein — translation MTTALQTRERASVWERFCNWVTSTDNRLYVGWFGVLMIPTLLAATTCFIIAFIAAPPVDIDGIREPVAGSLMYGNNIISGAVVPSSNAIGLHFYPIWEAASLDEWLYNGGPYQLVVFHFLIGVFCYMGREWELSYRLGMRPWICVAYSAPVAAATAVFLIYPIGQGSFSDGMPLGISGTFNFMFVFQAEHNILMHPFHMLGVAGVFGGSLFSAMHGSLVTSSLVRETTENESQNYGYKFGQEEETYNIVAAHGYFGRLIFQYASFNNSRSLHFFLGAWPVVGIWFTALGISTMAFNLNGFNFNQSIIDSQGRVVSTWADILNRANLGMEVMHERNAHNFPLDLAAGEAAPVALSAPQING, via the coding sequence ATGACAACAGCATTACAGACGCGCGAACGCGCCAGTGTGTGGGAGCGGTTCTGCAACTGGGTGACCAGCACCGACAACCGCCTGTACGTAGGCTGGTTCGGCGTACTGATGATCCCCACCCTGCTAGCTGCTACCACCTGCTTCATCATCGCCTTCATCGCGGCTCCTCCGGTAGACATCGACGGCATCCGCGAACCCGTGGCAGGGTCGTTGATGTACGGCAACAATATCATCTCTGGTGCAGTGGTGCCGTCATCGAACGCCATCGGCTTGCACTTCTACCCGATCTGGGAAGCAGCCTCTCTCGACGAGTGGCTCTACAACGGCGGACCGTACCAGTTGGTGGTGTTCCACTTCTTGATTGGCGTGTTCTGCTACATGGGACGGGAGTGGGAGTTGAGCTACCGCCTGGGCATGCGTCCGTGGATTTGCGTGGCATACTCGGCTCCAGTAGCAGCGGCGACAGCCGTGTTCTTGATCTACCCGATTGGGCAAGGGTCATTTTCAGACGGCATGCCCTTGGGCATCAGCGGCACGTTCAACTTCATGTTCGTGTTCCAGGCTGAGCACAACATTCTGATGCACCCGTTCCACATGCTGGGGGTTGCTGGGGTGTTCGGCGGCAGCTTGTTCAGCGCCATGCACGGGTCGTTGGTGACCTCCTCGCTGGTGCGTGAGACGACCGAGAACGAGAGCCAGAACTATGGCTACAAGTTTGGGCAGGAAGAAGAGACCTACAACATCGTGGCAGCGCACGGGTACTTTGGTCGGCTGATTTTCCAGTATGCCAGCTTCAACAACTCGCGGAGCTTGCACTTCTTCTTGGGTGCGTGGCCGGTAGTTGGCATTTGGTTCACGGCGTTGGGCATCAGCACGATGGCGTTCAACCTGAACGGGTTCAACTTCAACCAGAGCATCATCGATTCGCAGGGGCGTGTGGTGAGCACGTGGGCGGACATTCTCAACCGTGCGAACTTGGGGATGGAAGTGATGCACGAGCGTAATGCGCACAACTTCCCGCTGGACTTGGCGGCGGGTGAGGCGGCTCCGGTAGCGCTGTCGGCTCCTCAAATCAACGGTTAG
- a CDS encoding glycosyltransferase, translating into MRKLYFLVPGTGGQFACGGLWAELKTLKLAQQICSAEVVTYRQRESSVLFLENVLRGPALEASIFVVSWGFDVPKLVTKLQRHNPKHHIIYHAHSAGYGFKLPASIPIITVSRNTLGYWGQRSPHALIYYLPNQISDEFCNLNVERDIDVLVQARKSSEYLMRCLIPALKQQYHVHVVDSYVQDLAELFNRSKVYLYDSAEYWAQQGVSEGFGLQPMEAMACGCQVFSSVNGGLSDYLDPGFNCYKIAGYSQHYDVQRIQTVLANFKPLNLPDYFLKEYRSTAIQQRFQVILSELNDFFDHKSNHLDTIPDLTRFRLLKLKAQRLVNKLKS; encoded by the coding sequence ATGAGAAAACTCTATTTTCTGGTTCCTGGAACTGGAGGGCAGTTTGCCTGTGGTGGACTGTGGGCAGAGCTTAAAACCTTGAAATTGGCTCAGCAAATTTGTTCGGCCGAGGTTGTTACGTACCGGCAGCGCGAGTCTAGTGTACTGTTTTTGGAAAACGTACTGCGTGGCCCAGCATTAGAGGCGAGCATTTTTGTTGTCAGTTGGGGGTTTGATGTACCCAAGCTTGTAACTAAATTGCAACGCCACAATCCAAAGCATCACATTATCTATCATGCCCATAGTGCCGGCTATGGGTTTAAGCTGCCTGCTAGCATTCCGATTATTACTGTGAGCCGTAATACCCTAGGATATTGGGGTCAACGATCGCCCCATGCTTTGATTTATTATTTACCGAATCAAATTTCCGATGAGTTTTGCAATTTAAACGTAGAACGAGATATTGATGTTTTGGTGCAAGCTCGTAAATCATCGGAATATTTAATGCGGTGTTTAATTCCAGCGTTGAAACAACAGTACCATGTGCATGTTGTAGATTCCTACGTTCAAGATTTGGCAGAATTGTTTAATCGATCAAAAGTTTATTTATATGATTCGGCAGAATATTGGGCACAACAAGGTGTGAGTGAGGGCTTTGGGCTTCAACCCATGGAAGCAATGGCTTGCGGTTGTCAAGTTTTTTCTAGCGTCAATGGTGGTCTATCTGATTATTTAGATCCTGGGTTTAATTGCTATAAAATTGCTGGCTATTCTCAACACTACGATGTACAGCGAATTCAAACAGTGCTTGCAAATTTCAAGCCGCTGAATCTTCCTGACTATTTTCTTAAGGAGTATCGATCGACTGCAATTCAACAGCGTTTTCAAGTCATTCTAAGTGAGTTAAATGATTTTTTTGATCACAAATCGAATCATTTAGACACTATTCCAGATCTCACTAGATTTCGGTTACTAAAACTAAAGGCACAGCGACTTGTCAACAAGTTGAAAAGTTAA